A genomic stretch from Asterias rubens chromosome 19, eAstRub1.3, whole genome shotgun sequence includes:
- the LOC117303109 gene encoding cilia- and flagella-associated protein 77-like, translated as MSQAAVGMPTDAFDNPLLMKTELGRPAKRGFTLPDYDFTYGRPNLAKDGGAAEAMTGWSPTAALPIFRKEKKPDRDFVALNKACVGSGLVTAKEQFEYRATHDVRRRVAEEEKNKTKIKRIPASMTFGISTRPSTPVFDLLEHRYQDRWLNDRRKTELVKRDRLQQKQSLNKGIYETRASLLRKFCPTVEAPPLWQMPKFQRKLPHLETFRSIEARNKALDSHATDCTARTGVFGHGTYEGAKS; from the exons ATGAGTCAGGCAGCAGTTGGGATGCCAACCGATGCTTTCGATAACCCTCTCTTAATGAAG ACAGAGCTTGGAAGGCCAGCCAAACGTGGCTTCACTCTTCCTGATTATGATTTCACCTACGGTCGACCAAACCTTGCCAAAGACGGAGGTGCAGCAGAAGCCATGACTGGGTGGTCCCCCACAGCGGCTCTTCCAATCTTCCGAAAGGAGAAGAAACCAGATAGAGACTTTGTCGCACTGAATAAAGCATGCGTTGGGTCTGGGTTGGTGACAGCCAAAGAGCAGTTTGAATACAGAGCAACTCACGACGTGAGACGCCGTGTTGCAGAAGAGGAGAAGAATAAGACCAAGATTAAGAGGATACCAGCCTCCATGACTTTTGGAATCTCAACAAG ACCTTCGACGCCAGTATTTGATCTTCTAGAACACAGATATCAGGATCGATGGTTAAACGACAGAAGGAAAACCGAACTTGTCAAGAGAGATCGCCTCCAGCAAAAG CAAAGCCTCAACAAAGGAATCTACGAAACAAGAGCCTCCCTCCTCCGCAAGTTCTGCCCAACAGTGGAAGCCCCGCCCCTCTGGCAGATGCCCAAGTTCCAGAGAAAACTCCCCCACTTGGAAACATTCCGCTCTATCGAAGCGAGGAACAAAGCGCTGGATAGCCATGCTACAGACTGCACAGCTAGGACGGGTGTCTTTGGACACGGAACTTACGAGGGTGCTAAAAGTTAA